In the genome of Rhodamnia argentea isolate NSW1041297 chromosome 3, ASM2092103v1, whole genome shotgun sequence, one region contains:
- the LOC115726869 gene encoding GDSL esterase/lipase At4g18970-like has translation MAWRVILSVLFLISSIPRSVAVGAPQVPCYFIFGDSLADNGNNNDLDTDAKANYPPYGIDFHEGATGRFTNGRNFVDIIAELLGFDEYIPPFATAKGGDILRGVNYASGGAGIRDETGRQLGDRISLNHQLQNHMVTISRIREMLGADAATYLNKCVYTIWMGSNDYINNYWMPDIYPTSKLYTPKQYAVVLIEQYEQQLKTLYSYGARRLAIFGLSEIGCTPAEISEYGTEGSLCVDKLDGEVMPFNDRLKPLIHELNRNLTGARFIYVNTYGISTTAVPAVPVTCSTCCEVKEDDQCIPFRTPCLDRSLQSYYDGFHPTETVHMEVAAIGYRALLASDAYPSDPGLDIASFTALPTVGSITSDK, from the exons ATGGCATGGAGAGTTATTCTATCTGTTCTCTTTCTGATCTCGTCGATTCCGCGAAGCGTTGCTGTCGGAGCTCCTCAAGTCCCTTGCTACTTCATATTTGGAGACTCGCTCGCTGATAACGGGAACAACAACGATCTCGACACCGATGCGAAAGCGAATTATCCTCCCTATGGGATCGACTTCCACGAGGGCGCAACCGGGCGGTTCACCAACGGTCGAAACTTCGTAGACATCATCG CTGAACTCCTGGGGTTTGATGAGTACATTCCACCCTTTGCTACTGCAAAAGGTGGCGACATACTCCGCGGTGTGAACTATGCATCTGGTGGGGCGGGCATTCGAGATGAAACGGGACGACAACTG GGCGATCGCATTAGCTTGAACCATCAATTGCAAAACCATATGGTCACGATCTCGCGCATCAGAGAAATGTTGGGAGCGGATGCTGCGACATACTTAAACAAGTGCGTGTACACTATATGGATGGGAAGCAACGATTACATCAACAACTACTGGATGCCGGACATATACCCGACCAGCAAGCTTTACACGCCCAAGCAATACGCCGTTGTACTGATCGAGCAATACGAACAGCAGTTGAAG ACATTGTATTCCTATGGAGCAAGGAGGTTGGCAATTTTTGGACTGAGTGAGATAGGTTGCACCCCTGCAGAAATATCAGAATATGGGACCGAAGGGTCTCTGTGCGTCGACAAGCTCGACGGTGAGGTTATGCCATTCAACGACAGGCTCAAACCCCTCATACATGAATTGAATCGCAATCTTACCGGTGCTAGGTTCATCTACGTGAACACTTACGGAATCTCCACTACTGCAGTTCCAG CTGTCCCAGTTACGTGTTCAACCTGTTGTGAGGTTAAGGAGGATGACCAGTGCATCCCCTTCAGAACTCCATGCCTAGACAGGTCGCTGCAGTCGTACTACGACGGATTCCACCCTACAGAGACGGTGCATATGGAAGTTGCGGCAATTGGTTACAGAGCTTTGCTTGCTTCCGATGCTTACCCTTCTGATCCTGGCCTCGACATAGCGTCATTTACAGCGTTGCCAACTGTTGGCTCGATCACATCCGACAAGTAG